One Aster yellows witches'-broom phytoplasma AYWB DNA segment encodes these proteins:
- a CDS encoding Hsp20/alpha crystallin family protein, whose amino-acid sequence MLFSLINQNQDLLENLFEDFKTNSLTNNNNIMKTDIQEQDNQYLITIELPGFKKEDVKVALEEGYLVVEAKNSKKTQIKEANFIRKERFQGFLRRSFYLGDDFILEEIKGSLEQGLLKLSVPKKEVKPKEKHYIQLN is encoded by the coding sequence ATGCTATTTAGTTTAATTAATCAAAATCAAGATTTATTAGAAAATTTATTTGAAGATTTTAAAACAAATTCTTTAACTAATAATAATAATATTATGAAAACTGATATTCAAGAACAAGATAATCAATACCTCATTACTATTGAATTGCCAGGTTTCAAAAAAGAAGATGTTAAAGTTGCTTTGGAAGAAGGTTATTTAGTGGTTGAGGCTAAAAATTCTAAAAAAACTCAAATTAAAGAAGCTAATTTTATACGTAAAGAAAGATTTCAAGGATTTTTGAGACGTAGTTTTTATTTAGGTGATGATTTTATTTTAGAAGAAATTAAAGGTTCTTTAGAACAAGGTTTATTAAAATTAAGCGTTCCTAAAAAAGAAGTTAAACCCAAAGAAAAACATTATATACAATTAAATTAA
- a CDS encoding cation-translocating P-type ATPase: MNKKEEILQISRFDKDAVVKHLNTDAYGLTNKQAQERQALYGKNIIKKGESFPFWQQFIKQFTSVMAILLWIAALMIFVINPKEAAIGISIILVIIVNGLFSFSQEYKTDKMLSSLGKMIPKKVQVYRNKKIELMDVIELTIGDVIFLETGTQVPVDARIIQSNSFFVDNSMLSGETIPLNRTEMPNLEDNNSIAEIPNLVYAGTTVTQGSCFAVVYAIGNNTQIGEVSSIAQSIEKGKNLLDQEMHHIVKKVSIIASCAALFVFLICFFKAEQYNMTAFKTAIVCAVGMLVANIPEGLLPTVNLSLAIGSQRMAKQNALVKKISSLETLSSTTVICTDKTGTLTQNQLTVRKIVTPDGAIKLKGSGYNDEQKFIVDPNNADYKKGIEKFLIASVLCSEAKLIHMPTKPHQFELIGNPTEGALLIAAKKYGYNIEEVKNNLEILQLNPFTSERKKMSVLVKNHQEPAYDTNSQYLFIKGAPNIVLEQCQMQYKGSQVIPFSHHEKESFLKQNDQFASQGYRILALAYKKIEQNPPLEEDMVFLGFAVNYDPPREEVKEAVKKLTQAGLKITIITGDYSLTAAAIGKKVGIVKEEFVGLDGCDLDKMSLEKLQEVLKSPHPVVFSRTTPKHKLKIVQAYRKNGEIVGVTGDGVNDILALKAAHIGIAMGKAGTDVARNAADMILLDDNFATISKAVLEGRCIYENIKKFMTYVFASNIPQIFPFIAIAFLGVKEPYLYVLQILAIDLLTDLIPAIALGAEETDPSLLVQKPRTKNDHLMDAKVLKRSYGFLGMVEGLMSLAFFCAVYNFDTKDNFYLASTMAFGAVIFAQVGNAFACRSNKLFFWQTIKKPNKILYYGIIIEVLFFALITKFSFLSDIFHTKDINISHYLWLLLCPLIMLLFDTIWKKKVFAFKPKKSKIN; encoded by the coding sequence ATGAATAAAAAAGAAGAAATTTTGCAAATCAGTCGTTTTGATAAAGATGCTGTTGTCAAACATCTAAACACTGATGCTTACGGACTTACTAATAAACAAGCCCAAGAAAGACAAGCTCTCTACGGTAAAAATATTATCAAAAAAGGCGAATCTTTTCCGTTTTGGCAACAATTCATCAAACAATTTACCTCGGTAATGGCTATTTTGTTATGGATAGCAGCATTAATGATTTTTGTAATTAATCCCAAAGAAGCAGCCATCGGTATTTCTATTATTTTAGTTATCATTGTAAACGGCTTATTTTCTTTTTCCCAAGAATACAAAACTGATAAAATGTTGTCTTCTTTAGGTAAAATGATTCCTAAAAAAGTTCAAGTTTACCGCAACAAAAAAATAGAATTAATGGACGTTATTGAACTTACCATTGGAGATGTCATCTTTTTAGAAACAGGAACCCAAGTTCCAGTGGATGCGCGCATTATTCAATCTAATAGTTTTTTTGTTGACAATTCAATGTTATCAGGCGAAACTATTCCTTTAAACCGTACTGAAATGCCAAACCTCGAAGACAATAATTCTATTGCTGAAATACCTAATTTAGTTTATGCAGGTACTACAGTTACTCAAGGTAGTTGTTTTGCGGTTGTTTATGCTATTGGAAATAACACCCAAATTGGAGAAGTTTCAAGCATTGCTCAAAGCATTGAAAAAGGCAAAAACCTTCTAGACCAAGAAATGCACCACATCGTTAAAAAAGTAAGTATCATTGCTTCTTGTGCAGCTTTATTTGTCTTTCTGATTTGTTTTTTTAAAGCAGAACAATATAATATGACAGCTTTTAAAACAGCAATTGTTTGTGCAGTTGGTATGTTAGTTGCAAACATTCCTGAAGGCTTGCTTCCTACCGTTAATTTAAGTTTAGCTATTGGTTCTCAAAGAATGGCTAAACAAAACGCTTTAGTTAAAAAAATCTCTTCCCTAGAAACCCTAAGTTCTACCACTGTTATTTGTACTGATAAAACAGGAACTTTAACTCAAAACCAACTTACAGTAAGAAAAATTGTAACTCCTGATGGCGCTATCAAATTAAAGGGTTCTGGTTATAACGACGAACAAAAATTTATTGTTGACCCAAACAATGCTGATTACAAAAAAGGAATTGAAAAATTCTTAATTGCATCAGTTCTATGTTCTGAGGCTAAATTAATTCATATGCCAACTAAACCCCACCAATTTGAATTAATCGGCAATCCTACTGAAGGAGCTTTATTGATTGCTGCTAAAAAATACGGTTATAACATTGAAGAAGTAAAAAACAACTTAGAAATACTCCAATTAAATCCTTTTACTTCAGAAAGAAAAAAAATGAGTGTCTTAGTTAAAAACCACCAAGAACCTGCATATGACACCAATTCACAATATCTATTTATTAAAGGGGCTCCTAATATTGTCCTTGAACAATGTCAAATGCAATACAAAGGCTCTCAAGTAATTCCCTTTAGCCATCACGAAAAAGAATCATTCCTTAAACAAAACGACCAATTTGCAAGCCAAGGATACCGCATTCTTGCTCTTGCTTACAAAAAAATTGAACAAAATCCTCCCCTAGAAGAAGATATGGTTTTTTTAGGGTTTGCAGTTAATTATGACCCACCAAGAGAAGAAGTTAAAGAAGCAGTTAAAAAATTAACTCAAGCAGGACTTAAAATTACTATCATTACAGGAGATTACAGTCTTACTGCTGCTGCCATTGGAAAAAAAGTAGGTATCGTAAAAGAAGAATTCGTTGGTTTGGACGGCTGTGACCTTGACAAAATGTCTTTAGAAAAATTACAAGAAGTCCTCAAAAGTCCTCATCCAGTTGTCTTTTCACGCACCACTCCCAAACACAAATTAAAAATTGTTCAAGCATACCGAAAAAATGGAGAAATAGTGGGTGTTACTGGCGACGGAGTTAACGACATTTTAGCTCTTAAAGCAGCTCACATAGGAATTGCTATGGGAAAAGCAGGCACTGATGTTGCTCGTAATGCTGCTGATATGATTTTATTAGATGATAATTTTGCAACTATTTCGAAAGCTGTTTTAGAAGGACGTTGTATTTATGAAAACATCAAAAAATTCATGACTTATGTCTTTGCTTCTAATATCCCTCAAATATTTCCTTTCATCGCTATTGCTTTTTTAGGAGTTAAAGAACCTTACTTATATGTTTTACAAATTTTAGCAATTGATCTTTTAACTGACTTAATTCCTGCTATTGCTTTAGGAGCCGAAGAAACTGACCCAAGTTTATTAGTCCAAAAACCTCGCACTAAAAACGATCATCTAATGGACGCTAAAGTATTAAAACGTAGTTATGGCTTTTTAGGAATGGTTGAAGGCTTAATGTCTTTAGCATTTTTTTGTGCAGTTTACAATTTTGACACAAAAGACAATTTCTACCTAGCTTCTACTATGGCATTTGGAGCTGTTATATTTGCTCAAGTAGGAAACGCATTTGCTTGTCGCTCTAACAAACTTTTCTTTTGGCAAACTATCAAAAAACCTAATAAAATATTGTACTACGGTATTATAATTGAAGTATTATTCTTTGCATTAATTACTAAATTTAGTTTTTTAAGTGATATATTTCATACTAAGGATATTAATATATCTCATTATTTATGGTTATTATTATGTCCTTTAATTATGTTATTATTTGATACCATATGGAAGAAAAAAGTATTTGCATTTAAACCAAAAAAATCAAAAATAAACTAA
- a CDS encoding SVM family protein (Sequence-variable mosaic (SVM) proteins are highly divergent, but recognized by the shared signal peptide region that defines them.) produces the protein MFKVKKQFKIISVYLFIFLGLLFINNNHQVMAMEKANNHIDKKAINTSIQLFDLLRDQKQIVEKIHYFRNKEKKRLNFYEVQQIIKLEQKNIELKQKISEIKKIFQKNNKKVTFNLKPLIKIIED, from the coding sequence ATGTTTAAAGTAAAAAAACAATTTAAAATAATAAGTGTTTATTTGTTTATTTTTTTAGGATTATTATTTATTAATAATAATCATCAAGTAATGGCGATGGAAAAAGCAAATAATCATATTGATAAAAAAGCAATTAATACAAGCATACAGTTATTTGATCTTTTAAGAGATCAAAAACAAATTGTAGAAAAAATACATTATTTTAGGAATAAAGAAAAAAAAAGATTAAATTTCTATGAAGTACAACAAATTATAAAATTAGAACAAAAAAATATTGAATTAAAACAAAAAATATCAGAAATTAAAAAAATATTTCAAAAAAACAATAAAAAAGTAACTTTTAATTTAAAACCATTAATTAAAATTATAGAAGATTAA
- the nrdE gene encoding class 1b ribonucleoside-diphosphate reductase subunit alpha: protein MPALFPKKIKVIYDGLLQGQVYEMAQSLGFSFQHIQDVPSKLTDENVFLLTRSVKFGQVSDDAKTFLEKNATKVIGVAVSGNKNWGKNYGKAGDTIASNYNVPLVLKFEGSGMPEERVFLKKWLACYCNNQKLPSYQFKTQPQMPTSKKTVLPPWIILNNQIIDEQGKIKDLNKDKEALQSFLQEGVAPKLKRFATLQDKLTFLQENEYYESTFLQKYNYSQIKEIYQIAYQKNLTFPTFMGAFKFYHDYALKTRDKQHYLETYEDRLSINALYHAKGDFAIAKRLIVSLINQDFTPATPTLLNTGKKHRGEFVSCFLLEAGDSLNDIARINEFSMQLSKIGGGVSINITNLRAKGESIKGIKGVCKGVVGVCKLLDHSFRYADQMGQRTGAGAVYLNVFHADIIDFLSTKKLSADEDVRVKTLSLGVVVPNKMIELARKNEVMYTFFPHTVFLEYGKNFADIAVDMSYWYDILIVNPKVQKKAINPRQLLELIAQMQGESGYPYLMFCDNTNQANTSDLKVKFSNLCTEILQPTITSHYKDYHQTQQDEIGMDVSCNLASGHMGNMITNNTIQETVFMAMEVMNCVSENTNISYVPAVAKANFLNRSVGFGIMGHHGFLAQNYIAFGSEENKDLIDVFFNAINFYSLLHSCNKAKTTGKKFYRFKKSKYADGSYFNNRGEILPKTNKIKKMFQNITLPTQSDWNQLKQDVMKFGLYNSHRLAIAPNGSIGYIMGATPSLTPVKQLVEERTYGNSKTYCPMPALKQASFMYTTAYKINKYDLIDVIAIAQKHVDQGISFELGITSDITTRELQKYYLYAHHKKIKTLYYTRTQKLKIDECEACGV, encoded by the coding sequence ATGCCAGCCTTATTTCCCAAAAAAATTAAAGTTATTTATGATGGTCTCTTGCAAGGTCAAGTTTATGAAATGGCTCAAAGTTTAGGTTTTTCCTTTCAACACATCCAAGATGTCCCTTCCAAATTAACCGACGAAAACGTTTTTTTACTTACTCGCAGTGTGAAATTTGGACAAGTATCTGATGATGCAAAAACTTTTTTAGAAAAAAACGCTACCAAAGTAATAGGTGTTGCTGTGTCTGGCAACAAAAATTGGGGCAAAAACTATGGTAAAGCAGGCGATACTATCGCTTCTAATTATAATGTGCCTTTGGTTCTTAAATTCGAAGGTTCAGGAATGCCAGAAGAAAGAGTTTTTTTAAAAAAATGGCTTGCTTGCTATTGTAACAACCAAAAATTGCCTTCTTATCAATTCAAAACCCAACCACAAATGCCCACCTCCAAAAAAACCGTCTTGCCACCTTGGATTATACTCAACAATCAAATTATTGATGAACAAGGAAAAATCAAAGACCTAAATAAAGACAAAGAAGCTTTACAAAGTTTTTTGCAAGAAGGAGTTGCCCCCAAACTAAAACGCTTTGCCACTTTACAAGACAAATTAACTTTTTTACAAGAAAACGAATATTATGAAAGCACTTTTTTGCAAAAATACAACTATTCGCAAATCAAAGAAATCTACCAAATTGCTTACCAAAAAAACTTAACTTTCCCAACTTTTATGGGAGCTTTCAAATTTTACCACGATTATGCTCTTAAAACTCGCGACAAACAACACTATTTAGAAACCTACGAAGACCGATTGTCAATAAACGCACTTTATCATGCCAAAGGTGATTTTGCAATTGCCAAACGCCTCATTGTATCTTTAATAAACCAAGACTTTACTCCTGCAACTCCCACTTTGCTCAACACAGGCAAAAAACATCGTGGCGAATTTGTCTCTTGTTTTTTGTTAGAAGCTGGCGACTCTTTAAACGATATTGCCCGTATTAATGAATTTTCGATGCAACTTTCTAAAATTGGCGGTGGGGTTTCGATTAACATCACTAATTTGCGTGCTAAAGGTGAATCTATCAAAGGCATTAAAGGTGTGTGCAAAGGTGTTGTAGGTGTGTGCAAATTATTAGACCACAGTTTCCGTTATGCCGATCAAATGGGACAACGTACAGGCGCTGGTGCTGTTTATTTGAACGTTTTTCACGCCGATATCATTGATTTTTTAAGTACGAAAAAATTAAGTGCTGATGAAGATGTTCGCGTCAAAACTTTATCTTTGGGCGTTGTAGTACCTAACAAAATGATTGAACTTGCCCGCAAAAATGAAGTTATGTATACCTTTTTCCCGCACACTGTTTTCCTAGAATACGGTAAAAATTTTGCTGATATTGCAGTTGATATGAGCTATTGGTACGACATTTTAATTGTCAATCCCAAAGTGCAAAAAAAAGCCATCAATCCGCGCCAACTCTTAGAACTTATTGCCCAAATGCAAGGCGAATCAGGCTATCCTTATTTAATGTTTTGCGATAACACCAATCAAGCAAATACTTCAGATCTGAAAGTCAAGTTTTCTAATTTATGCACTGAAATCCTTCAACCCACCATCACTTCACATTACAAAGATTACCATCAAACCCAACAAGACGAAATTGGTATGGACGTTTCATGCAATCTAGCATCAGGACATATGGGGAACATGATTACTAACAATACCATTCAAGAAACTGTTTTTATGGCAATGGAAGTAATGAACTGTGTTTCTGAAAATACAAACATTAGTTATGTTCCAGCTGTTGCAAAAGCCAATTTTCTTAACCGCAGTGTAGGTTTTGGAATCATGGGTCATCACGGCTTTTTAGCTCAAAACTACATTGCTTTTGGAAGTGAAGAAAACAAAGATTTAATTGATGTTTTTTTTAACGCTATTAATTTTTACAGCCTCCTTCATTCTTGCAATAAAGCAAAAACCACAGGCAAAAAGTTTTATCGTTTTAAAAAATCCAAATACGCTGATGGTAGTTATTTTAACAATCGTGGTGAAATTTTACCTAAAACTAACAAAATCAAAAAAATGTTCCAAAATATCACCCTTCCCACCCAAAGCGATTGGAACCAACTCAAACAAGATGTCATGAAATTTGGACTCTACAATTCTCATCGTCTTGCAATAGCTCCAAACGGATCAATTGGATATATTATGGGAGCAACTCCTTCCTTGACTCCTGTAAAACAATTAGTAGAGGAACGCACCTATGGTAACTCTAAAACTTACTGTCCAATGCCTGCATTAAAGCAAGCTTCCTTTATGTACACCACTGCTTATAAAATAAACAAATACGATCTCATTGATGTTATTGCTATTGCCCAAAAGCACGTTGATCAAGGTATTTCTTTTGAACTTGGTATTACATCTGATATTACTACGCGTGAATTACAAAAATACTATCTTTACGCTCATCACAAAAAGATAAAAACCCTTTATTACACACGAACCCAAAAGCTAAAAATTGATGAATGTGAGGCTTGTGGTGTTTAA
- the nrdF gene encoding class 1b ribonucleoside-diphosphate reductase subunit beta, with protein MKTKNPQPQTNSKIHFQGANWNVLEDKYTHFFYEQNLSQFWRPEDISLQGDLAAWSELTIEEKTAYSRNLLVLTFLDTYQGDLGMPIIARSLEEHEHQKKATLNFMGAMENAVHAKSYSNIFMSYLTNKEINQLFLWGNQQKSLQTMMQVIVKVYEALEDQIYLKKQTSLQFIELEFKKTQWKAMAVSVFLETWLFYSGFYYPLYFYGQGKLMQSGEIINLIIRDESIHGVYVGRLATELYQLFDKPTKQTLKTWLDDLMQQLYQTKTSLVNAIYHKLNLEDDVNKFVRYNANKALMNLGFDAFFPSENVNPVIINGLNTETKTMDNFSMKGNGYQKMRSEALQDEDFYF; from the coding sequence ATGAAAACCAAAAACCCCCAACCCCAAACAAATTCCAAAATCCATTTTCAAGGAGCTAACTGGAATGTATTAGAAGACAAATATACCCATTTTTTTTATGAACAAAATTTAAGTCAATTTTGGCGTCCTGAAGATATTAGTTTGCAAGGCGATCTTGCTGCTTGGAGCGAACTTACCATAGAAGAAAAAACTGCTTATTCACGCAATCTTTTAGTTCTTACTTTTTTAGATACTTATCAAGGTGATTTGGGTATGCCCATTATTGCTCGTTCTTTAGAAGAACATGAACACCAAAAAAAAGCTACCCTTAATTTTATGGGAGCTATGGAAAATGCAGTACATGCTAAAAGTTATTCTAATATTTTTATGAGCTATTTAACTAACAAAGAAATTAATCAACTTTTTTTGTGGGGTAACCAACAAAAAAGTCTTCAAACCATGATGCAAGTAATTGTAAAAGTTTATGAGGCTTTGGAAGACCAGATTTATTTAAAAAAACAAACTTCCTTGCAATTTATTGAATTGGAATTTAAAAAAACTCAGTGGAAAGCTATGGCAGTATCAGTTTTTTTAGAAACTTGGCTGTTTTACAGTGGTTTTTACTATCCTTTATATTTTTATGGTCAAGGGAAATTGATGCAATCAGGAGAAATTATTAATTTAATTATTCGTGATGAAAGTATTCATGGTGTTTATGTGGGGCGTCTTGCAACTGAACTTTATCAACTGTTTGATAAACCCACCAAACAAACTTTAAAAACATGGTTAGATGATTTGATGCAACAACTCTATCAAACAAAAACATCCTTAGTCAATGCCATTTATCATAAATTAAATTTAGAAGATGATGTTAATAAATTTGTGCGTTATAATGCCAATAAAGCTTTAATGAATTTGGGTTTTGATGCTTTTTTTCCATCCGAAAATGTAAACCCTGTTATCATTAATGGACTTAATACTGAGACTAAAACTATGGATAACTTTTCTATGAAAGGAAATGGTTATCAAAAAATGCGCTCTGAGGCGTTGCAAGATGAAGATTTTTATTTTTAA
- the mscL gene encoding large conductance mechanosensitive channel protein MscL: protein MIENYNFTSKSLEFAKGFKAFIARGNVINLAVAVVIGQLFAKIVSSLVADIIMPLFSLLFNYTGALKDLKFTIKANTYLCYGNFLQTILEFLLLSFIIYTILTLMSWKNPLQKEKTDKNMLLLQQSLNKEIALLEEIKNILKSNK, encoded by the coding sequence ATGATAGAAAATTATAATTTTACCTCTAAATCTTTGGAATTTGCTAAAGGTTTTAAAGCTTTTATTGCTCGTGGTAATGTTATTAATTTAGCTGTTGCAGTTGTAATAGGACAACTTTTTGCCAAAATTGTAAGTTCTTTGGTAGCAGATATTATTATGCCTCTTTTTTCTTTGTTATTTAATTATACTGGGGCTTTAAAAGATTTGAAATTTACAATTAAAGCTAATACTTATCTTTGTTATGGTAATTTTTTGCAAACTATTTTAGAGTTTTTGTTGCTTTCTTTTATTATTTATACTATTTTAACTTTAATGTCTTGGAAAAATCCTTTGCAAAAGGAAAAAACCGATAAAAATATGTTGCTTTTACAACAAAGTCTTAATAAAGAAATTGCTTTATTAGAAGAAATTAAAAATATTTTGAAATCAAATAAGTAA
- a CDS encoding ABC transporter ATP-binding protein, producing the protein MLLLLNLIAVLFVCCSELGIPFIIGKFIIDYNKNKLDPFALLGLLTLCACCGFIGNLILNYCASKVSSLLFQDLSGDIFQKVQTFSPTEMKQLGISSILNYTTLDVFQVMNFISVFYRTAVVSPIMLVVSVITIFYVASFLLLGILFVAPFLVLTLFIILKKSYILSQQQQKKLDELNVITRENLIGIKSIRAFRQSQYETSRFSKVNHKYSFFSIKLFNFMVSIDPIFYFFLNCSILINVGVGVHFLTQDNPGFTTGKLLSCIDYQFHVLFAILDFLLLFMMFPKTLVSVRRIENVLNVTPKIKNVCKPLKPQMPFQTLSFENVTFTYPDATQPTLEKINFSMKKGQIVAFVGATGSGKSTLIGLIPRLYDVCEGAIKINDIDIKEYDLNYLRNKISFISQKNVLFKGTIRSNLAFGKQNPQENQMKEALQLAQAYQIIQNKNHKFNEIVSELGTNFSGGQKQRLSMARGFLKKPDIYIFDDSFSALDYKTEYEIRKTFFEMKGQNLVLIVAQRLTSVINADKIIVLEEGKMKAIGTHQELMKNCLLYQEIAKSQNLEVVL; encoded by the coding sequence ATGTTACTGTTGTTAAATTTAATTGCTGTTTTGTTTGTTTGTTGTAGTGAATTGGGAATCCCTTTTATAATTGGTAAGTTTATTATTGATTATAATAAAAACAAACTTGATCCTTTCGCACTTTTAGGGCTTTTAACTTTATGTGCTTGTTGTGGCTTTATAGGAAATCTAATTCTTAATTATTGTGCTTCCAAAGTATCATCCTTGCTTTTTCAAGATTTAAGTGGTGATATTTTTCAAAAAGTACAAACTTTTTCACCCACTGAGATGAAACAATTAGGGATTTCATCTATCCTTAACTATACTACTTTGGATGTTTTTCAAGTAATGAATTTCATTTCTGTTTTTTACCGTACTGCTGTTGTTTCTCCTATTATGCTTGTAGTTAGTGTTATTACTATTTTTTATGTAGCTTCTTTTTTGCTTTTAGGAATTCTTTTTGTTGCTCCTTTTTTAGTTTTAACACTATTTATTATTCTTAAAAAATCCTATATTTTATCACAACAACAACAAAAAAAATTAGATGAATTAAATGTTATTACTCGTGAAAATTTAATTGGGATAAAATCTATTCGTGCTTTTCGTCAAAGTCAATATGAAACTTCTCGTTTTTCTAAAGTAAATCATAAATATAGTTTTTTTTCTATTAAATTATTTAATTTTATGGTTTCTATTGATCCTATCTTTTATTTTTTTTTAAATTGCTCTATTTTGATTAATGTTGGGGTAGGAGTGCATTTTTTAACTCAAGACAATCCTGGTTTTACTACAGGCAAACTTCTTTCATGTATTGATTATCAATTTCATGTTTTATTTGCTATTTTGGATTTTTTATTACTCTTTATGATGTTTCCTAAAACTTTGGTATCTGTTAGAAGAATTGAAAATGTTTTAAATGTTACCCCCAAAATAAAAAATGTTTGCAAACCTTTAAAACCACAAATGCCTTTTCAAACTTTGTCTTTTGAAAATGTTACTTTTACTTATCCTGATGCTACACAACCCACGTTAGAAAAGATTAATTTTAGTATGAAAAAAGGACAAATTGTAGCTTTTGTAGGTGCTACTGGTTCAGGAAAATCCACCTTAATAGGTCTTATCCCCCGCCTTTATGATGTGTGCGAAGGCGCTATTAAAATTAATGATATTGATATTAAAGAATATGATCTTAATTATTTGCGTAATAAAATTAGTTTTATTTCTCAAAAAAATGTTTTATTTAAAGGAACTATTAGAAGTAATTTAGCTTTCGGTAAACAAAATCCTCAAGAAAATCAAATGAAAGAAGCATTGCAACTTGCTCAAGCTTATCAAATTATACAAAATAAAAATCATAAATTTAATGAAATAGTAAGTGAATTGGGTACTAATTTTTCAGGGGGACAAAAACAAAGACTTTCTATGGCAAGAGGATTTCTTAAAAAACCTGATATCTATATTTTTGATGATTCTTTTTCAGCTCTTGATTATAAAACTGAATATGAAATTAGAAAAACTTTTTTTGAAATGAAAGGCCAAAACTTAGTGTTAATTGTTGCTCAAAGACTTACTTCTGTTATTAATGCCGATAAAATTATTGTCTTAGAAGAAGGAAAAATGAAAGCTATAGGGACTCATCAAGAATTAATGAAAAATTGTCTTCTTTATCAAGAAATTGCCAAATCCCAAAATTTAGAGGTTGTTTTATGA